From a single Intestinibaculum porci genomic region:
- the recJ gene encoding single-stranded-DNA-specific exonuclease RecJ, translating into MKYKIDQLSKTSQIIKDYHVNPLLAKVIEEKGLSLEAYQQMINPRLIYHDFSLFTEGEMALDRIWEAIEKKEKIVIYGDYDCDGILATSILVQAFHELNIHVGFHIPNRFEDGYGLNVHRVEQMAEKGYNLIITVDNGIKAFEAVEKANELGVDVIITDHHTFEGDDYPDACAIVHPKLGDSYPMKEICGGFIAYKLAAALLGHHDPYLYSLAAITTISDMMPLRDENRSVVKRSLAFMAEKHYPQLDLLLGNQRYSTTSIGFTIAPKINAFGRLPEIVNPNNLVKFFQKDCPMRFMEAVSENAKKINTKRQSLTNAQYEEAMQEEHEHCLYYASENVHEGIIGLIAGKYTRTYEQPALVMHYDEESQTYKGSARGVNGFNIYEFFDAHKDLLIQFGGHAMAGGFSVAQSHFEDLHQALLKDIDGRDFNAEKVVIPVSFEELTIDNVSSLEALEPYGQTNEQPLFILKDVTFDGLRQLSEGKHLRFDKTLEAGRFAALYFGKGDRYEDYLNQELTMVGTLSINEYHGFKSVNMIIEEIVNDDDLEFA; encoded by the coding sequence ATGAAATATAAAATAGATCAGCTGTCTAAAACCAGCCAGATTATCAAGGATTATCATGTCAATCCCTTATTGGCGAAAGTCATTGAGGAAAAAGGATTAAGCTTAGAAGCGTATCAGCAGATGATCAATCCGCGTCTGATTTATCATGACTTCTCTTTATTTACGGAAGGAGAAATGGCCTTAGATCGTATCTGGGAGGCCATTGAAAAAAAGGAAAAGATTGTCATCTATGGGGATTATGACTGTGATGGCATTTTAGCTACATCCATTTTAGTGCAGGCTTTTCATGAATTAAATATCCATGTCGGTTTCCATATTCCCAATCGTTTTGAAGATGGCTATGGTCTCAATGTCCATCGCGTGGAGCAGATGGCTGAGAAAGGCTACAATCTCATTATTACTGTCGATAATGGCATTAAGGCGTTTGAAGCCGTTGAAAAAGCCAATGAACTAGGAGTGGATGTCATTATTACCGATCACCATACCTTTGAAGGCGATGACTATCCTGATGCCTGTGCCATTGTCCATCCGAAATTAGGGGATAGTTATCCGATGAAAGAGATCTGTGGCGGTTTTATTGCCTATAAATTAGCGGCGGCTTTATTAGGGCATCATGATCCCTATTTATATTCTTTAGCGGCGATTACGACGATTTCTGATATGATGCCTTTGCGTGATGAAAACCGCAGTGTTGTCAAACGCTCTCTCGCTTTCATGGCTGAGAAACATTATCCTCAGTTAGATCTTTTACTAGGGAATCAGCGCTATTCAACAACCTCGATTGGTTTTACCATTGCCCCCAAAATCAACGCCTTTGGGCGCTTGCCGGAAATTGTCAATCCGAATAATTTGGTGAAATTCTTTCAGAAAGACTGTCCCATGCGCTTTATGGAAGCGGTCAGTGAAAATGCGAAAAAGATTAATACAAAAAGACAGTCGCTCACCAATGCGCAGTATGAAGAAGCGATGCAGGAAGAGCACGAACATTGTCTCTATTATGCCTCAGAAAATGTTCATGAAGGAATTATCGGTTTGATTGCCGGTAAATATACGAGAACCTACGAACAGCCGGCATTAGTCATGCATTATGATGAAGAGAGTCAGACCTATAAAGGATCGGCCCGCGGGGTCAATGGCTTCAATATTTATGAATTCTTTGATGCCCATAAAGATTTACTCATTCAGTTTGGCGGTCATGCCATGGCGGGCGGCTTTAGCGTGGCGCAAAGTCATTTCGAAGACTTGCATCAGGCTTTACTCAAAGATATCGATGGTCGTGATTTCAACGCGGAAAAAGTTGTCATTCCGGTTTCTTTTGAAGAACTTACCATTGATAATGTCAGCAGTTTAGAAGCGTTAGAACCTTATGGACAAACGAATGAGCAGCCGTTATTTATTTTAAAGGATGTCACCTTTGATGGTTTGCGTCAGTTAAGTGAAGGCAAGCATCTGCGTTTTGATAAAACGCTCGAAGCAGGCCGTTTTGCGGCTCTTTATTTCGGCAAAGGGGACCGTTATGAAGACTATCTCAATCAAGAGCTCACGATGGTCGGTACTTTATCAATCAATGAGTATCATGGTTTTAAAAGCGTCAATATGATTATCGAAGAGATCGTTAATGATGATGATTTAGAATTTGCTTAA
- a CDS encoding post-transcriptional regulator — MKIRLKDPLPDEIIFIIHTKAHELKNEGIQRIDADDIKSYLYNVKWKDRVTVEYCDVINDIMSLNFSELFDFLRAKVIVDARKKEITDFNDLIFK; from the coding sequence ATGAAGATTCGTCTTAAAGATCCGTTACCGGATGAAATCATCTTTATTATCCATACAAAAGCACATGAATTAAAGAATGAAGGTATTCAGAGAATTGATGCTGACGACATCAAATCATATCTTTATAATGTGAAATGGAAAGATAGAGTGACAGTTGAATATTGCGATGTTATCAATGATATCATGTCTCTCAATTTTTCTGAGTTATTTGATTTTTTAAGAGCGAAAGTGATTGTTGATGCACGTAAGAAAGAAATTACAGATTTCAATGATCTGATTTTTAAATAA
- a CDS encoding aminotransferase class I/II-fold pyridoxal phosphate-dependent enzyme, whose amino-acid sequence MHLKEFSVETWMTEHEGSCRYNLADTCIKAMSLRELESLTHEDIINHIYDIPLDYGPIQGSQELKDAILTLYKTGDHDNLAITRGAVNANQHVMDTILEPGDHIVALTPGYEQFYTYPASLGCDYTLIELQEEKQWEPSIEDFKEAINDRTKMIILNAPNNPTGTIIKQDLMEQLIAYCQRRSIYILVDEIYKGINPQVYCDSVSDLYELGITTSSLAKIYSFAGLRLGWIKANKALIKQINFRRDYTMISTGAIDDYLTCCVLRHKEEVLKRSRDIVSKNIAILKEYLASEPLVSCVIPQDGTVAFLHYHAPIDSKTLCEELQAKCGVFFVPGACFDQEYYLRFGFTQDPHIIKQGLSLLSAYLHEQTD is encoded by the coding sequence ATGCATTTAAAAGAATTCAGCGTTGAAACATGGATGACTGAGCATGAAGGGAGTTGTCGGTACAACTTGGCAGATACCTGCATCAAAGCCATGTCTTTACGCGAATTAGAATCATTAACCCATGAGGATATCATAAATCACATTTATGATATCCCTTTAGATTATGGACCGATCCAAGGATCCCAAGAACTCAAAGACGCCATCCTCACCCTTTATAAAACTGGCGATCATGATAATCTCGCCATTACCCGCGGTGCTGTCAATGCCAATCAGCATGTGATGGACACCATCTTAGAACCTGGTGACCACATTGTGGCCTTAACCCCAGGCTATGAACAGTTCTATACCTATCCGGCTTCACTCGGCTGTGATTACACTTTAATTGAATTACAGGAAGAAAAGCAGTGGGAGCCTTCAATCGAAGACTTTAAAGAAGCCATTAATGATCGTACCAAAATGATCATCCTCAATGCGCCTAATAATCCCACCGGCACCATTATCAAACAGGATCTGATGGAGCAGCTCATCGCTTACTGCCAGAGAAGATCTATTTACATCTTAGTTGATGAAATCTACAAAGGGATTAATCCGCAGGTTTACTGTGATTCTGTCAGCGATCTCTATGAATTAGGGATTACCACTTCTTCATTAGCGAAGATCTATTCCTTTGCCGGCTTACGCTTAGGCTGGATCAAAGCTAATAAAGCGCTTATTAAACAAATCAATTTCCGTCGTGATTATACGATGATTTCCACGGGGGCCATTGATGATTATCTCACCTGTTGCGTTTTACGCCACAAGGAGGAAGTCTTAAAACGTTCCCGTGATATCGTCTCTAAAAATATAGCTATCTTAAAAGAGTATCTTGCCTCTGAACCATTAGTGAGCTGTGTTATTCCGCAAGATGGAACGGTCGCGTTCTTACATTATCACGCGCCGATTGATTCAAAAACGCTCTGTGAAGAGCTGCAGGCGAAGTGTGGGGTCTTCTTTGTCCCAGGTGCTTGCTTCGATCAAGAATATTACTTACGTTTTGGTTTTACCCAGGACCCACATATTATAAAACAAGGCCTTTCCTTATTAAGTGCCTATCTGCATGAGCAGACTGATTAA
- a CDS encoding amino acid ABC transporter ATP-binding protein → MIKVDHITKQFGKLKALNDVSLEVKKGEIVCLIGPSGSGKSTLIRAINGLEVPESGHIYFEGELYDAKNKKKYAAQRGKMGFVFQHFNLFPNMTVLENLTIAQTRVLKRSDQEAKDMAMKYLKRVGLDDKASQYPNKLSGGQKQRVAIARSLCMNPEIMLFDEPTSALDPEMVEEVLEVMQDLGKEGMTMIIVTHEMGFARTVADRVIFLEDGQIVEENSAEAFFDHPSSDRAKLFLSKVMH, encoded by the coding sequence ATGATCAAAGTGGATCATATCACCAAACAATTCGGTAAATTAAAAGCCTTAAATGATGTCTCTCTGGAAGTCAAAAAGGGAGAAATCGTTTGTTTGATTGGCCCTTCTGGTTCCGGAAAATCAACGTTAATCCGCGCGATTAACGGTTTAGAAGTTCCGGAATCTGGCCACATCTATTTCGAAGGCGAACTCTATGATGCAAAAAACAAAAAGAAATACGCGGCGCAGCGCGGCAAAATGGGCTTTGTTTTCCAGCATTTCAATCTCTTTCCAAACATGACAGTGTTAGAAAATCTGACCATCGCGCAGACGCGCGTCTTAAAACGCAGCGATCAGGAAGCGAAAGATATGGCGATGAAATACTTAAAGCGTGTTGGTCTCGATGATAAAGCATCGCAGTATCCTAATAAACTTTCTGGTGGTCAAAAACAGCGTGTAGCGATCGCCCGCAGTTTATGTATGAATCCGGAAATCATGCTTTTTGATGAACCAACCAGTGCCTTAGACCCAGAAATGGTGGAAGAAGTTTTAGAGGTTATGCAGGACTTAGGTAAAGAAGGGATGACGATGATCATCGTCACCCATGAAATGGGCTTCGCCCGGACGGTCGCTGACCGTGTCATCTTCTTAGAAGATGGCCAAATCGTTGAGGAAAATAGTGCGGAGGCGTTCTTTGATCATCCATCAAGTGATCGTGCCAAACTTTTCTTAAGTAAGGTTATGCACTAA
- a CDS encoding amino acid ABC transporter permease, giving the protein MFPALGTIFTPGNLLYYFQFALISLGLAAVSLAIGFVLAVLLQAMRMSNSKILKAISTFYIEVIRGTPMLVQISYIFTVIPLIIGQMTGSVIRPNQYLIGVIAMSMNTAAYQAEYIRSGINGVAKGQWEACSTLGLSRADTMRFVILPQAVKLIIPTLVNEFVVLIKDTSLLATIGAVELFQASKNIGNTYYDYMSAYTLVIPFYLVMTLTISYLSKKLEKRLSASD; this is encoded by the coding sequence ATGTTTCCAGCTCTTGGCACCATCTTTACACCAGGGAATCTGCTCTACTATTTTCAGTTTGCACTGATTTCCTTAGGATTGGCGGCTGTTTCACTGGCCATTGGGTTTGTCTTAGCGGTTTTATTACAGGCTATGCGTATGTCAAACTCAAAAATCCTTAAAGCTATTTCTACGTTCTACATCGAAGTTATTCGTGGGACGCCAATGTTAGTTCAGATTTCTTATATTTTTACCGTTATTCCACTGATTATCGGACAGATGACCGGATCGGTGATCCGTCCGAATCAGTATCTCATCGGGGTGATTGCCATGAGTATGAATACCGCTGCTTATCAGGCCGAATATATCAGATCCGGGATCAATGGGGTGGCGAAAGGCCAGTGGGAAGCCTGCTCAACCTTAGGGTTATCAAGAGCCGACACGATGCGTTTCGTCATTCTGCCTCAGGCCGTTAAGCTGATTATTCCTACCTTAGTCAACGAATTCGTTGTCTTAATCAAGGATACATCATTACTCGCCACGATCGGGGCAGTAGAATTATTCCAGGCCAGCAAAAATATCGGGAATACATATTATGATTATATGTCAGCCTATACGTTAGTTATTCCATTCTATCTTGTCATGACATTAACAATTTCTTATTTATCTAAGAAATTAGAAAAGAGGTTATCTGCTAGTGACTAA
- a CDS encoding substrate-binding periplasmic protein, translating into MKKLVKVTLSAAMIATLTACGSSSSTTSNGKKTVTINIATSPDYAPYESLDKKGNIVGFDADMVKLFPSYLNDKNTTYKFKWNQMSFDNIVSQVQAGQVDVGVSGFTYDKKRKVEWSDPYTATAQVAVVNKNSKIKTVKDLEGKKLAAQSGSTGEKAAKAVKNAKVSSVSNAQEIFSALTANQYDAVVVDLAVANNYAKAQNFKVLSQSLLDEKNYIIAKQGNKKMINLMNKALTKFLASQDYKKLTNKYGLKKLEK; encoded by the coding sequence ATGAAAAAATTAGTAAAAGTAACTTTATCAGCGGCGATGATCGCAACTTTAACAGCCTGCGGTTCATCCTCATCAACAACATCAAATGGGAAAAAGACAGTGACCATTAATATTGCCACTTCACCAGACTATGCACCTTATGAATCATTAGATAAAAAAGGCAACATCGTTGGTTTCGATGCCGACATGGTTAAATTATTCCCATCTTATTTAAATGATAAGAACACAACTTATAAATTCAAATGGAATCAGATGTCATTTGATAACATCGTTTCACAGGTTCAGGCTGGTCAGGTTGATGTCGGTGTTTCTGGCTTCACATATGATAAGAAGAGAAAAGTAGAATGGTCTGATCCATATACTGCAACTGCTCAGGTAGCCGTTGTCAATAAGAACTCTAAGATCAAGACTGTCAAAGACTTAGAAGGCAAGAAGTTAGCAGCGCAGTCTGGTTCAACAGGTGAAAAAGCTGCCAAAGCCGTTAAGAATGCAAAAGTATCTTCGGTATCAAATGCTCAGGAAATCTTCTCTGCATTAACAGCAAATCAGTATGATGCGGTTGTCGTTGACTTAGCTGTTGCTAACAACTATGCCAAAGCGCAGAACTTTAAAGTCTTAAGCCAGTCATTATTAGATGAAAAGAACTACATTATTGCAAAACAGGGCAATAAAAAGATGATCAACTTAATGAACAAAGCTTTAACGAAGTTTTTAGCTTCTCAAGACTACAAGAAATTAACAAATAAATACGGCTTAAAGAAGCTTGAAAAGTAA
- a CDS encoding MBL fold metallo-hydrolase produces the protein MAWENNFDARELDAGYKIYEAGNVIHIKMADHLIEADVLDGDVDHVMIKHMGNNITAMDCECERGREGHACAHEAALLFAVEDRLEDEMRVDPHDVEDLLNFVNEQEMKDFLSILLNGDGELLKRFKKLVRYDERQEAKTRAQVEKVNEEIDAIMQGYRDDNPKYENSQVIYLSHQIADYFFGEIRQHLEPHLENFLEAHAYLHAFEVIDHMYSQLDGFYYEHASNTIKNFIRDLNVYYKRAIGGIENQDEVYQLITAHAMEKDASIFRDDYFYLLNHAFEDRYFARSLALAKQVIDSFDGKKAMEPKEEKNYEQWVLFYLRLLIRANNKKDIRILAMKNWKHINIRRFFTEYCATHDETKWLMNYIKEQIPFEKDPHSVYYDYYFLKELYKKANMRKEYLRSLDQMFTMYGDHHFEIYREIKLNSSKKYWPQSRMKYLDQIDDPEAKAYLLAIDREYDALIKMINSTSDLTEVNKARGYLKKEHPEVLVNAYKRIANNMVKKAGTRQHYKELAGILRAMIDLKGGTDQIEYLVSHYCEKYPRRKLMHEELSPLLVEAKAIDDLS, from the coding sequence ATGGCTTGGGAAAACAATTTTGATGCCCGAGAACTTGATGCCGGCTATAAAATTTATGAAGCTGGCAATGTTATTCATATTAAAATGGCTGATCATCTGATTGAGGCAGATGTTCTTGATGGTGATGTTGATCATGTCATGATTAAACATATGGGTAATAATATTACGGCGATGGACTGCGAATGTGAACGCGGCCGTGAAGGCCATGCCTGTGCCCATGAAGCCGCCTTGTTATTTGCCGTCGAAGATCGCTTAGAAGATGAAATGCGTGTTGATCCCCATGATGTCGAGGATTTATTAAACTTCGTAAATGAACAGGAAATGAAAGACTTTTTATCAATCCTGCTTAACGGCGATGGGGAATTGCTCAAACGTTTTAAAAAACTCGTGCGTTATGATGAACGTCAGGAAGCGAAAACCCGCGCTCAGGTGGAGAAAGTCAATGAGGAAATAGATGCCATTATGCAGGGCTATCGTGACGATAATCCAAAGTACGAAAACTCCCAGGTGATCTATTTGTCCCATCAGATCGCCGATTACTTTTTTGGGGAAATCCGCCAGCATTTAGAGCCTCATCTTGAAAACTTCTTAGAAGCGCATGCTTACTTACATGCTTTTGAAGTGATTGATCATATGTACAGTCAGCTAGATGGCTTCTATTATGAACATGCCAGCAATACGATTAAAAACTTTATTCGTGATCTTAACGTTTATTATAAAAGAGCCATCGGCGGGATTGAGAATCAGGATGAAGTGTATCAGTTAATTACAGCTCATGCGATGGAAAAAGATGCCAGCATCTTTAGAGATGATTATTTCTACTTACTTAATCATGCTTTTGAAGATCGTTATTTTGCGCGGTCACTCGCGCTTGCTAAGCAGGTCATCGACTCCTTTGATGGCAAAAAAGCGATGGAACCTAAAGAAGAGAAAAACTACGAGCAGTGGGTGTTATTTTACTTACGCTTGCTGATTCGCGCCAACAATAAGAAAGACATTCGTATTTTAGCGATGAAGAACTGGAAACATATCAATATTCGTCGTTTTTTTACCGAATACTGTGCCACCCATGATGAAACCAAATGGCTGATGAACTATATCAAAGAACAGATTCCTTTTGAAAAAGATCCCCACTCGGTTTATTATGATTACTATTTCTTAAAAGAATTATATAAGAAAGCCAATATGCGTAAAGAATACTTAAGATCTTTGGATCAGATGTTTACTATGTATGGTGATCATCACTTTGAAATCTATCGGGAGATTAAACTCAATTCTTCCAAAAAATACTGGCCGCAAAGTCGCATGAAATATTTAGATCAGATCGATGATCCCGAGGCGAAGGCTTACTTACTAGCTATTGATCGGGAATATGATGCCCTCATTAAGATGATCAATAGCACGAGTGATTTAACCGAGGTTAATAAGGCGCGCGGCTATTTGAAAAAAGAACATCCGGAAGTATTAGTCAATGCTTATAAACGCATTGCGAATAATATGGTGAAAAAAGCTGGTACGCGGCAGCACTATAAAGAGTTAGCTGGTATTTTAAGAGCGATGATTGATTTAAAAGGCGGTACGGATCAGATTGAATACTTAGTCAGTCATTACTGTGAGAAGTATCCAAGACGTAAACTGATGCATGAAGAGTTATCGCCGCTTTTAGTTGAAGCGAAAGCGATTGATGATTTATCATAA
- the htpG gene encoding molecular chaperone HtpG — protein sequence MSDKKQFKSESKRLLDLMINSIYTHKEIFLRELISNASDASDKMYYKALKDNIQGFSREDMDIRIDTDKEKRTITIEDHGIGMNEAELDEHLGTIANSGSNEFKQAIEDGKSDVDIIGQFGVGFYSAFMVADKVEVFSKKYGDDQAYVWVSDTSDGYEILPSSLDHHGTKIVLHLKPNTDDENYDQYLDQYEIERLVKKYSDYIHYPIKMDMTVSKKKEDSDEYEDVTETKTLNSMVPLWKRNKKDITEEEYNDFYKSKFNDFENPQRVMHNRVEGAVTYDSLLFIPSKVPMNYFSSDYERGLQLYSRGVFIMDKAKDLVPEHYRFVRGLVDSQDLNLNISREMLQNDRSMKLIADRIEKRITKELTDMLKNDREGYKKFWKNFGIQLKFGIYNSYGMLKDKLQDLLMFYSAKEKDYITLAEYVDKMPADQKEIYFASGETVEKIDLLPQVETVKDKGYDILYLTQDVDEFCLQMMRDYKEKPFKNVSQGDLNIESEEEKKELEQESTDNKSLLETIKDALGDKVVDVKLTSRLKSHPVCLSSSEGVSFEMEKVLNAMPNAEAQQVKAGRILEINPKHELFNALKSVYEKNPDQVKDYASILFDEALLIEGFPVEDPVEFSNKITSLMISASK from the coding sequence ATGAGTGATAAAAAACAGTTTAAATCAGAATCTAAACGTTTGTTAGATTTAATGATTAATTCAATCTATACACATAAAGAAATCTTTTTGAGAGAGTTAATTTCCAATGCCAGCGATGCATCAGATAAGATGTACTATAAAGCTTTAAAGGACAATATTCAGGGCTTCTCAAGAGAAGACATGGATATCCGTATCGATACAGATAAAGAAAAACGTACCATTACCATTGAAGATCATGGGATTGGGATGAATGAAGCGGAACTTGATGAACATTTAGGGACCATCGCAAACTCTGGCTCTAATGAATTCAAACAGGCCATTGAAGATGGCAAGAGCGATGTCGATATCATCGGTCAGTTTGGGGTAGGTTTCTATTCTGCTTTCATGGTCGCTGATAAAGTTGAAGTTTTCTCTAAGAAATATGGTGATGATCAGGCTTACGTCTGGGTTTCTGATACCTCTGATGGTTATGAAATCTTGCCTTCTAGCTTAGATCATCATGGCACAAAAATTGTTTTACACTTAAAACCTAATACGGATGATGAAAATTATGATCAGTATTTAGATCAGTATGAAATTGAAAGACTGGTAAAGAAATATTCAGATTACATCCATTATCCAATTAAGATGGATATGACAGTCTCTAAGAAGAAAGAAGACAGTGATGAATACGAAGATGTGACGGAAACCAAAACTTTAAATAGTATGGTGCCACTCTGGAAACGTAATAAGAAAGATATCACGGAAGAAGAATACAATGATTTCTATAAATCAAAATTCAATGACTTCGAAAATCCACAGCGCGTCATGCATAACCGTGTTGAAGGGGCGGTCACTTATGATTCCTTATTATTCATTCCATCAAAAGTGCCAATGAATTACTTCTCAAGTGATTATGAAAGAGGCTTACAGCTTTATTCCCGTGGTGTCTTCATTATGGATAAAGCGAAAGATTTAGTCCCAGAACATTATCGTTTCGTTCGTGGGTTAGTCGATTCTCAGGATTTAAACTTAAATATCTCTCGTGAAATGTTACAAAATGATCGCAGCATGAAGCTCATTGCGGATCGTATTGAAAAACGTATTACCAAAGAATTAACGGATATGTTAAAAAATGACCGCGAAGGTTACAAGAAGTTCTGGAAGAACTTCGGCATTCAGCTGAAGTTTGGTATTTATAATTCCTATGGTATGTTAAAAGATAAGCTGCAGGATTTATTAATGTTCTATTCAGCCAAAGAAAAAGATTATATCACATTAGCAGAATACGTTGACAAAATGCCAGCAGATCAGAAAGAAATCTATTTTGCCAGCGGGGAAACCGTTGAAAAGATCGATTTATTGCCACAGGTAGAAACAGTGAAAGATAAAGGTTATGATATCCTTTACTTAACTCAGGATGTGGATGAATTCTGCTTACAGATGATGCGTGATTATAAAGAAAAACCATTCAAGAATGTTTCTCAGGGTGATTTAAATATCGAATCTGAGGAAGAAAAGAAAGAACTGGAACAGGAATCTACGGATAACAAGTCATTATTAGAGACAATTAAAGATGCTTTAGGCGATAAAGTTGTTGATGTGAAGTTAACCTCACGTTTAAAATCACATCCAGTCTGCCTCTCTTCAAGCGAAGGGGTATCCTTCGAAATGGAAAAAGTCCTCAATGCGATGCCTAATGCCGAAGCTCAGCAGGTGAAAGCGGGTCGTATTTTGGAAATTAACCCTAAACATGAATTGTTTAATGCCTTAAAGTCCGTTTATGAAAAGAATCCTGATCAGGTGAAAGACTATGCCTCAATCCTCTTTGATGAAGCTTTATTAATTGAAGGTTTCCCAGTCGAAGATCCAGTTGAATTCTCTAATAAAATTACCTCTTTAATGATTAGCGCAAGTAAATAA
- a CDS encoding GGGtGRT protein: protein MAITFEGYERRINQINKTLNEYGIKDIEEAKKICDDAGIDVYNIVKSTQPICFENACWAYTVGAALALKHGDKKAADAAKTIGVGLQSFCIPGSVADDRKVGLGHGNLGSRLLDEETQCFAFLAGHESFAAAEGAIKIALNANKVRKNPLRVILNGLGKDAAKIISRINGFTYVETQFDYFTGEVKELSRTPYSNGDRAKVNCYGADDVREGVAIMWKEDVDVSITGNSTNPTRFQHPVAGTYKKERLEAGKKYFSVASGGGTGRTLHPDNMAAGPASYGMTDTMGRMHSDAQFAGSSSVPAHVEMMGLIGMGNNPMVGATVAVAVAIEEASK from the coding sequence ATGGCAATTACATTTGAAGGTTACGAAAGACGTATTAACCAAATTAACAAAACTCTCAACGAATATGGAATCAAAGACATCGAAGAAGCGAAAAAAATCTGCGACGATGCTGGTATCGATGTTTATAACATTGTAAAATCAACTCAGCCAATCTGTTTTGAAAATGCTTGCTGGGCTTACACTGTAGGGGCTGCTTTAGCATTAAAACATGGTGATAAGAAAGCTGCTGATGCCGCTAAGACAATCGGTGTTGGTTTACAGTCATTCTGTATCCCAGGTTCAGTTGCTGATGACCGTAAAGTAGGTTTAGGTCATGGTAACTTAGGCTCAAGATTATTAGACGAAGAAACTCAGTGTTTCGCATTCTTAGCAGGTCACGAATCATTCGCAGCTGCTGAAGGCGCAATCAAAATCGCTTTAAACGCAAACAAAGTACGTAAGAACCCATTAAGAGTTATCTTAAACGGTTTAGGAAAAGATGCTGCTAAGATCATCTCACGTATCAATGGTTTCACTTATGTAGAAACTCAGTTTGATTATTTCACTGGTGAAGTCAAAGAATTAAGCCGTACACCATATTCTAATGGTGATCGTGCAAAAGTTAACTGCTATGGTGCAGATGACGTGCGTGAAGGCGTTGCCATCATGTGGAAAGAAGACGTTGATGTTTCTATCACTGGTAACTCTACTAACCCAACTCGTTTCCAGCATCCAGTAGCTGGTACTTATAAGAAAGAAAGACTTGAAGCAGGTAAGAAATACTTCTCAGTTGCATCTGGTGGTGGAACTGGTCGTACATTACATCCAGATAACATGGCTGCTGGTCCAGCTTCTTATGGTATGACAGATACTATGGGTCGTATGCATTCAGATGCGCAGTTCGCTGGTTCTTCATCAGTTCCTGCTCACGTAGAAATGATGGGCTTAATCGGTATGGGTAACAACCCTATGGTTGGTGCTACTGTTGCCGTTGCTGTTGCAATCGAAGAAGCATCTAAATAG
- a CDS encoding iron-sulfur cluster assembly scaffold protein, whose product MIYSSEVQNMCTVTQGAHHGCAPIPEEGKWVYSKEVSDINGYTHGIGWCAPQQGCCKLSLNVKEGIIEEALIETVGCSGMTHSAAMAAEALVGRTVLEALNTDLVCDAINTAMRELFLQIVYGRTQSAFSEGGLVVGAGLEDLGKGLRSMVGTSYATKAKGPRYLELTEGYITRNALDENNEIIGYEYVNLGRVMDMVKDGMDANEAIKKATGTYGRFADAAKYIDPRKE is encoded by the coding sequence ATGATCTATAGTAGTGAAGTGCAGAACATGTGCACTGTTACTCAGGGAGCTCATCATGGATGTGCACCTATCCCAGAAGAAGGAAAATGGGTTTACTCTAAAGAAGTATCTGATATCAATGGATACACTCATGGTATCGGCTGGTGTGCACCTCAGCAGGGATGCTGTAAATTATCTTTAAATGTTAAAGAAGGTATTATCGAAGAAGCTTTAATCGAAACTGTTGGCTGTTCAGGTATGACTCATTCTGCAGCTATGGCCGCTGAAGCATTAGTAGGTCGTACAGTTCTTGAAGCATTAAATACTGACTTAGTATGTGATGCCATCAACACTGCAATGAGAGAATTATTCTTACAGATCGTTTACGGTCGTACTCAGTCTGCATTCTCTGAAGGCGGCTTAGTTGTTGGTGCTGGTCTTGAAGACTTAGGTAAAGGTTTAAGATCAATGGTTGGTACTTCTTATGCAACAAAAGCAAAAGGCCCAAGATATCTTGAATTAACTGAAGGTTATATCACTCGTAACGCTTTAGATGAAAACAACGAAATCATCGGTTACGAATATGTAAACTTAGGAAGAGTTATGGATATGGTTAAAGATGGTATGGATGCAAATGAAGCCATCAAGAAAGCCACTGGTACATATGGTAGATTCGCAGATGCTGCTAAGTACATTGATCCAAGAAAAGAATAA